One stretch of Hevea brasiliensis isolate MT/VB/25A 57/8 chromosome 12, ASM3005281v1, whole genome shotgun sequence DNA includes these proteins:
- the LOC110666284 gene encoding uncharacterized protein LOC110666284: protein MGASSSIVQKGTSEQREVESLAASTGAMPMLQNSFSKLVNPQTNAIPLQSLQQVFCLNYKNPDCEASNIPDCFPGLLDHLGASIVDLFFITGREGVSWIEFLRGYLKCCGRMPASMALNALLRVFATTFTKAGLPLKLEFESSDDDCKISGSFLATDVLMLLWMCWTMLWDSSTSRCTKGKENLRLPDVNHLILSAVVSCTEVDSGFNLWDCGISALEVELPVGKFLTWDLTTVPSLTDCFTHFVNVRLQNSVSSEVKSELSSSSLGKIPPREVCNIHLLTHGRAWAISLSLKGTISAEILKPHLPSDSDETLENLLYRSSFHGRGLNRFWSNIEGYHGPLLFLVSAAAGDVHEDSTSVRKWITGKDKNFVYSHLHPTGRAYEPYPKPVGIAFGGTIGNERIYIHEDFARVTIRHHAVDKTYQPGSLFPSQGFLAVEALISEVEVWGLGGRTAKEVQASFKKREELFIEHRRKANLKTFASWEDSPEKMMMDMMSDPNAVRREDR, encoded by the exons ATGGGAGCATCATCTTCGATAGTGCAGAAGGGTACGAGCGAACAACGAGAGGTGGAAAGTCTAGCTGCTTCCACAGGAGCTATGCCGATGCTTCAAAATTCTTTCTCCAAGCTTGTCAATCCTCAAACAAATGCCATTCCTCTTCAATCCCTTCAG CAAGTCTTCtgtttaaattataaaaacccAGATTGTGAGGCATCCAACATTCCTGATTGCTTTCCGGGATTGTTGGATCATTTGGGTGCATCCATAGTGGACCTATTTTTCATCACTGGGAGAGAAGGAGTCAGTTGGATTGAGTTTTTGAGAGgttatttgaaatgttgtgggagGATGCCTGCCTCAATGGCTCTCAACGCTTTGCTGAGAGTATTTGCCACAACCTTTACAAAAGCCGGTCTTCCTTTGAAACTGGAGTTCGAATCCAGCGATGATGATTGTAAGATAAGTGGGTCTTTTCTAGCCACTGATGTTCTTATGCTTCTCTGGATGTGTTGGACTATGTTGTGGGATTCCAGTACTTCAAGATGTACGAAAGGCAAAGAAAATCTACGTCTCCCAGATGTTAATCACTTAATACTATCAGCAGTTGTTTCGTGTACTGAAGTTGACAGTGGTTTCAATTTGTGGGATTGTGGCATCTCAGCCTTGGAAGTTGAGCTTCCCGTTGGGAAGTTTCTTACCTGGGACTTGACAACAGTACCAAGCCTCACAGATTGCTTCACACATTTTGTTAATGTGAGACTTCAAAATTCAGTTTCTTCGGAG GTTAAGTCAGAACTTTCATCTTCATCATTAGGAAAAATCCCTCCAAGAGAGGTATGCAATATTCATCTACTAACTCATGGAAGAGCATGGGCAATTTCTCTTTCACTCAAGGGTACAATAAGTGCAGAAATTTTGAAACCGCACTTACCTAGCGACAGTGATGAGACTTTAGAAAATCTTCTATACCG GTCTTCTTTTCATGGGAGGGGCTTGAACAGATTCTGGTCTAACATTGAGGGTTATCATGGACCATTGCTGTTTTTAGTTTCTGCTGCCGCTGGAGATGTCCATGAGGATAGTACCAGTGTCAGAAAATGGATC ACAGGGAAAGATAAGAACTTTGTTTACAGCCATTTGCATCCCACTGGCCGAGCCTATGAGCCATATCCCAAACCTGTGGGAATTGCATTTGGAGGAACCATTGGGAATGAGAGAATATACATTCACGAAGATTTTGCTAGAGTTACTATTCGCCATCATGCGGTTGACAAAACTTACCAACCTGGTTCCCTTTTCCCATCTCAG GGTTTCCTCGCAGTTGAAGCTTTGATCTCTGAAGTTGAAGTTTGGGGATTGGGTGGGAGGACAGCAAAGGAAGTCCAAGCTTCATTTAAGAAAAGAGAGGAACTTTTCATTGAGCATAGACGCAAG GCTAACTTGAAAACTTTTGCAAGCTGGGAGGATTCCCCTGAGAAAATGATGATGGATATGATGTCTGACCCCAATGCAGTACGAAGGGAAGATCGCTGA
- the LOC110666276 gene encoding uncharacterized protein LOC110666276 gives MLKFLSKVRIEFNALDPRIASCMEFLAQCNARKAKESNPACQVLVKRRTDDHPPQITVTFVNGVEEVFDGTTISAQTIRNMILEKGQYLETEQMFREAGEKWPVIIPEEELDQPAPGTKPRKAEEKKQ, from the exons ATGCTGAAGTTCCTATCAAAGGTACGAATTGAGTTCAATGCGCTAGACCCTCGTATAGCCTCTTGCATGGAGTTCTTAGCCCAATGCAACGCCCGCAAGGCCAAGGAATCGAACCCCGCTTGCCAGGTTTTGGTCAAGCGCCGAACCGACGATCACCCGCCACAAATCACTGTCACTTTTGTCAACGGAGTCGAGGAGGTTTTTGATGGCACTACTATTTCTGCTCAGACCATAAGGAACATGATTTTGGAGAAGGGTCAGTACCTCGAGACGGAGCAAATGTTCCGTGAAGCTGGAGAGAAGTGGCCTGTTATTATTCCAGAGGAAGAGCTCGACCAGCCTGCTCCTGGTACCAAG CCTAGGAAGGCAGAAGAGAAGAAGCAGTGA
- the LOC110666285 gene encoding uncharacterized protein LOC110666285 translates to MAPPPGPYSGISTLALVARASAFSLGLVYGSVKLKILKMKTKSHKKSEAKTHH, encoded by the exons ATGGCGCCACCTCCAGGTCCTTACTCCGGCATCAGCACTCTTGCTTTG GTGGCTCGAGCATCAGCATTCAGTTTAGGTCTGGTTTATGGAAGTGTGAAGCTGAAGATTCTCAAG ATGAAGACAAAGTCGCATAAGAAGTCTGAAGCTAAGACACATCACTGA